From Nicotiana tabacum cultivar K326 chromosome 20, ASM71507v2, whole genome shotgun sequence, one genomic window encodes:
- the LOC142174617 gene encoding uncharacterized protein LOC142174617 codes for MVVVDTSVSSSSSSTYVSDPLNPLHLSSSDVHGISLVSNPFSGTDFGGWRRSMIVSLSTRNKIAFIDGSCPRPVDDSPQIKLWDRCNNMVISWMTSSLSPDIAESGSLDIASYFNKLKKLWDELAFLHSKYANRCNCGGRSEEEEENKLYQFLMGLNDAYVSVRSNLLMMQPLPSLDNAYNILLQDERQRQFTKGKRIARNVEVQNLGVNSDSTNLPSECPPDSGSLVLGLTKEQYTQLLHLLQQNHVSDSPTQYGLMGSANFAGMVPSPACGPSLKRPVEVGKVDHGLYKLLVDGSSTVSTVLTSTCDSDSVSSCKYHSPLFPVSHCTYQSDVNKMEILWHNQLGHMPFSRMKDISVFPCKFSNKQPFVCSICSLARQPRLPFPDSCIKTSSSFQLVHVDTWGPYSSPTYNGCKYFFTIVDDLQELLGLISWVLRAMFFLY; via the exons ATGGTTGTTGTGGATACCTCTGTTAGCTCTAGCAGCTCTAGCACTTATGTCTCAGATCCCTTAAATCCTCTTCATCTTTCATCTTCTGATGTCCATGGGATCTCTCTTGTTTCTAACCCTTTTTCTGGGACTGATTTTGGGGGTTGGCGAAGGAGTATGATCGTCTCCTTATCAACCAGAAACAAAATTGCCTTTATAGATGGGTCATGCCCTAGACCTGTTGATGACTCTCCTCAAATTAAACTGTGGGATAGGTGTAATAACATGGTCATTTCGTGGATGACTAGTTCCTTATCCCCTGACATTGCTGAGAGC GGTTCATTAGACATTGCTTCATATTTCAATAAGTTGAAGAAACTTTGGGACGAGTTGGCTTTCTTGCACTCTAAGTATGCCAATAGATGTAATTGTGGGGGTAGGTCTGAGGAGGAAGAGGAGAACAAACTCTATCAATTTCTCATGGGGTTGAACGACGCTTATGTTAGTGTCCGGAGTAATTTGCTCATGATGCAGCCTCTACCTTCTCTAGATAATGCTTACAATATTCTTCTCCAAGATGAAAGACAAAGACAA TTCACCAAAGGGAAGAGAATTGCTAGGAATGTTGAAGTTCAGAACCTTGGTGTAAATTCTGATTCAACTAATCTTCCATCTGAGTGTCCTCCTGACTCTGGTTCATTGGTCCTTGGGCTAACTAAAGAACAATACACTCAATTGCTACACTTGTTGCAGCAGAATCATGTTTCTGATTCACCTACTCAATACGGTCTTATGGGTTCTGCCAATTTTGCTGGTATGGTTCCTTCCCCTGCATGT GGCCCTTCACTGAAGAGGCCAGTGGAAGTTGGTAAAGTGGATCATGGTCTTTACAAGCTTCTGGTAGATGGTTCTTCTACTGTCTCTACTGTACTTACTTCCACTTGTGATTCTGATTCCGTTTCCAGTTGTAAATACCATTCTCCATTGTTTCCTGTATCCCATTGTACATACCAATCTGATGTCAATAAAATGGAGATTTTATGGCACAATCAATTAGGGCATATGCCTTTTAGTAGAATGAAAgacatttctgtttttccttgCAAATTCTCTAATAAACAACCTTTTGTTTGTTCTATTTGTTCTTTAGCTAGACAACCTAGGCTTCCTTTTCCAGATAGTTGCATTAAAACATCTTCTTCTTTCCAACTTGTCCATGTGGACACCTGGGGACCCTATAGCAGCCCTACTTATAATGGTTGCAAATACTTCTTCACCATTGTTGATGATTTACAAGAGCTACTTGGACTCATCTCATGGGTTCTAAGAGCAATGTTTTTCCTTTATTAA